In Chromobacterium rhizoryzae, one genomic interval encodes:
- a CDS encoding ATP synthase subunit I yields MVNPEVKRILRLQCTLVGVALLIGMVAGGGNLAVPVSVLLGGLSALVPALVYARIAYAKRHVAPAELMKAHFRAEAVKYVLTILIFGATLVFFKDLSIVGLFGGFFAAVSGYWFGLLIKN; encoded by the coding sequence ATGGTTAATCCAGAAGTTAAGCGTATACTGCGCCTGCAGTGCACCCTGGTGGGGGTCGCGCTGCTGATCGGAATGGTTGCAGGGGGAGGAAACCTGGCCGTTCCGGTTTCTGTCTTGCTTGGCGGATTGTCGGCCTTGGTGCCGGCTCTGGTGTACGCCAGAATCGCCTACGCCAAGCGCCATGTCGCTCCCGCGGAACTGATGAAAGCGCATTTCAGGGCAGAGGCCGTCAAATACGTCCTCACCATCCTGATATTTGGTGCGACTTTGGTATTTTTCAAGGATTTATCGATAGTCGGTCTTTTTGGCGGATTTTTTGCCGCCGTATCCGGCTACTGGTTCGGGCTTTTAATCAAAAATTGA
- a CDS encoding F0F1 ATP synthase subunit delta: MAELITVARPYAEAVYSLATEQHATQQWSESLSWLAAMVKNPDLEAVITNPKHTAQELEALMLDVLGARGNEDVKRFLAALIENNRLTLLPQIAEQFEVFKAQAEGVVDAVVETAFAMNDAQQAELTDTLSKKYGKSVRIDVRDNPDLIGGVRVLVGDDVIDASVRGKLQAMAVSLKN, encoded by the coding sequence ATGGCAGAACTCATTACCGTAGCTAGGCCCTATGCCGAAGCGGTATACAGCCTCGCCACCGAGCAGCACGCCACCCAGCAATGGTCGGAATCGCTGTCGTGGCTGGCTGCCATGGTGAAGAACCCGGATTTGGAAGCCGTCATCACCAATCCGAAACATACCGCACAAGAGCTTGAGGCGCTGATGCTGGATGTTCTGGGCGCGCGCGGCAACGAAGACGTAAAACGTTTTCTGGCCGCGCTGATCGAGAACAACCGTTTGACGCTGCTGCCGCAAATCGCCGAACAGTTTGAAGTGTTCAAGGCGCAAGCGGAAGGCGTTGTGGATGCCGTGGTGGAAACGGCGTTTGCAATGAACGATGCACAGCAAGCCGAACTGACCGACACGCTTTCCAAGAAGTACGGCAAATCCGTACGGATTGATGTGCGTGACAACCCTGACCTGATCGGCGGGGTTCGTGTGTTGGTAGGCGACGATGTCATCGACGCTTCCGTGCGCGGCAAACTGCAAGCCATGGCAGTAAGCCTCAAGAATTAG
- the rsmG gene encoding 16S rRNA (guanine(527)-N(7))-methyltransferase RsmG: protein MTHNAELQQGLSQLKLELSDAQIDLLDRYLALLAKWNQTYNLTAVREEKRMVSYHLLDSLSLVPHLDGGSRLLDVGSGGGMPGIPAAIARPDLQVVLLDSNHKKTTFLRQVVVELGLPNVQVMTERVEAYQPEQKFDRITSRAFSELAEFVKLTRHLLADHGQYVAMKGVYPYEEIALLPQGTVVSEVLPVTVPGLDAERHLVRMRLEGVGAQ from the coding sequence ATGACACATAACGCAGAACTACAACAAGGCCTGTCGCAGCTGAAACTGGAACTGAGCGACGCGCAAATCGATTTGCTGGACCGCTATCTGGCGCTGCTGGCCAAGTGGAACCAGACCTATAACCTGACCGCGGTGCGCGAGGAAAAGCGCATGGTCAGCTACCATCTGCTGGACAGCCTGAGCCTGGTGCCGCATCTGGACGGCGGCAGCCGCCTGCTGGACGTCGGTTCCGGCGGCGGCATGCCCGGCATTCCGGCGGCGATCGCTCGCCCGGATCTGCAAGTGGTGCTGCTGGATTCCAACCATAAGAAAACCACCTTCCTGCGTCAGGTGGTGGTGGAACTGGGCCTGCCCAATGTGCAGGTGATGACCGAGCGGGTGGAGGCCTACCAGCCGGAACAGAAGTTCGACCGAATCACCAGCCGGGCGTTTTCCGAGCTGGCCGAGTTCGTCAAGCTGACCCGCCACCTGCTGGCGGATCACGGTCAATATGTAGCAATGAAGGGTGTCTATCCTTACGAGGAAATCGCCTTGTTGCCGCAGGGTACGGTGGTTTCCGAAGTATTGCCGGTGACAGTGCCGGGCCTGGATGCCGAACGGCACCTGGTGAGAATGCGCCTGGAAGGGGTGGGTGCGCAATGA
- a CDS encoding ParB/RepB/Spo0J family partition protein, which yields MAKLKGLGRGLDALLSTAETVDDRLTSLPIDSIRPGKYQPRSFMDEGALDELAASIRSQGVIQPLVVREIGFGDYELIAGERRWRASRKAGLSEVPAVIKSVPDEAALAMALIENIQRQELDPIEEAQGLKRLIDEFGLTHEAAADAVGRSRSAVSNLLRLLALPEPVQTMLHQGRLEMGHARALLALPVVEQLGLAQEVGEKGLSVREVERRVQQKAVEKTTVAPQQKQTDPDVSRLAEQVSERIGARVSIRHANRGNGRLVIEYATLDELEGLLEKLQKTSSK from the coding sequence ATGGCCAAATTAAAAGGATTGGGGCGCGGCCTGGACGCGCTCCTGTCCACTGCCGAGACAGTGGACGACAGATTGACTTCCCTTCCCATCGACAGCATCCGTCCCGGCAAATACCAGCCGCGCAGCTTCATGGACGAGGGCGCGCTGGACGAACTGGCCGCGTCCATTCGCTCCCAAGGCGTGATCCAGCCGCTGGTGGTGCGCGAAATCGGCTTTGGCGATTACGAACTGATCGCCGGCGAGCGGCGCTGGCGCGCCTCGCGCAAGGCCGGCTTGTCCGAAGTGCCCGCGGTGATCAAGAGCGTGCCGGACGAAGCGGCGCTGGCGATGGCGCTGATCGAAAACATTCAGCGCCAGGAGTTGGATCCCATCGAGGAGGCCCAGGGCCTCAAGCGCCTGATCGACGAGTTCGGCCTGACCCACGAGGCCGCGGCCGACGCGGTGGGCCGTTCGCGCAGCGCGGTCAGCAATCTATTGCGTCTGCTGGCCCTGCCGGAGCCGGTACAGACCATGCTGCATCAGGGGCGGCTGGAGATGGGCCATGCGCGCGCCTTGCTGGCGCTGCCGGTGGTTGAGCAGCTGGGCCTGGCGCAGGAGGTGGGTGAGAAAGGCCTGTCCGTGCGCGAGGTGGAGCGCAGGGTACAGCAGAAAGCTGTGGAAAAAACCACAGTTGCACCGCAGCAAAAACAGACAGACCCGGACGTGAGCCGGCTGGCGGAACAGGTGTCGGAACGCATAGGCGCGCGCGTCAGCATCCGTCACGCAAACCGCGGCAACGGCAGGCTGGTCATAGAATATGCAACGCTGGACGAGCTGGAAGGCTTGTTGGAAAAGCTGCAGAAAACTTCAAGCAAATGA
- the atpA gene encoding F0F1 ATP synthase subunit alpha: MQLNPSEISDLIKAKIQNLAEGAETRTKGTVISVTDGIVRIHGLADVMQGEMLEFPGNTFGLAMNLERDSVGAVVLGEYEHISEGDEVTCTGRILEVPVGPELVGRVVNALGQPIDGKGPVNAKLSSPIEKIAPGVIARQSVSQPMQTGLKAIDSMVPVGRGQRELIIGDRQTGKTAVALDAIINQKGTGVVCIYVAIGQKASSIANVVRKLEEHGALGHTIVVAATASEAAALQFIAPYSGCAMGEYFRDIGEDALIVYDDLSKQAVAYRQISLLLRRPPGREAYPGDVFYLHSRLLERASRINEDEVAKLTNGEVKGKTGSLTALPIIETQAGDVSAFVPTNVISITDGQIFLETDLFNAGIRPAINAGISVSRVGGAAQTKVIKKLGGGIRLALAQYRELAAFSQFASDLDEATRKQLQHGEVVTELMKQKQFLPLATAEMALTLWAVNKGSYEDVPVKKALAFEAAFLAYVRANHHDVLAAVNASGDLSGDNEKILAKAMESFKAGFSYN, encoded by the coding sequence ATGCAGTTGAACCCCTCTGAAATCAGCGATCTGATCAAGGCGAAGATTCAGAACCTGGCCGAAGGCGCAGAAACCCGTACCAAAGGTACCGTGATTTCCGTGACCGACGGCATCGTTCGTATCCATGGCCTGGCAGACGTGATGCAGGGTGAAATGCTCGAATTCCCGGGCAACACCTTCGGCCTCGCGATGAACCTGGAGCGCGACTCTGTCGGCGCCGTGGTTCTGGGCGAGTACGAGCACATCTCGGAAGGCGACGAAGTTACTTGTACCGGTCGCATTCTGGAAGTTCCGGTAGGTCCGGAACTGGTTGGCCGCGTGGTCAACGCCCTGGGTCAGCCTATCGACGGCAAGGGCCCGGTTAACGCCAAGCTGTCCAGCCCGATCGAAAAGATCGCGCCGGGCGTGATTGCGCGTCAATCGGTATCCCAGCCGATGCAGACCGGCCTGAAGGCCATCGACTCGATGGTTCCGGTTGGCCGCGGTCAGCGCGAGCTGATCATCGGCGACCGCCAGACCGGCAAGACCGCGGTGGCGCTGGATGCGATCATCAACCAAAAAGGCACCGGCGTAGTGTGCATCTACGTGGCGATTGGCCAAAAGGCCTCCTCCATCGCCAACGTGGTGCGCAAGCTGGAAGAACACGGCGCGCTGGGCCACACCATCGTGGTGGCCGCGACCGCTTCCGAAGCCGCCGCGCTGCAGTTCATCGCCCCGTACTCCGGCTGCGCGATGGGCGAATACTTCCGCGACATCGGCGAAGACGCGCTGATCGTGTACGACGACCTGTCCAAGCAGGCTGTCGCCTACCGTCAGATTTCGCTGCTGCTGCGCCGTCCGCCGGGCCGCGAAGCCTACCCCGGCGACGTGTTCTATCTGCACTCCCGTCTGCTGGAACGCGCTTCCCGCATCAATGAAGACGAAGTGGCCAAGCTGACCAACGGCGAAGTGAAAGGCAAGACCGGTTCCCTGACCGCGCTGCCTATCATCGAAACCCAGGCCGGCGACGTTTCCGCCTTCGTGCCGACCAACGTGATCTCGATCACCGACGGTCAGATCTTCCTGGAAACCGACCTCTTCAACGCAGGCATCCGCCCGGCCATCAACGCCGGTATCTCGGTATCCCGCGTTGGCGGCGCCGCGCAGACCAAGGTGATCAAGAAGCTGGGCGGCGGTATCCGTCTGGCCCTGGCCCAGTACCGTGAATTGGCTGCGTTCTCGCAGTTCGCTTCCGATCTGGACGAGGCTACCCGCAAGCAACTGCAACACGGCGAAGTGGTTACCGAGCTGATGAAGCAGAAGCAGTTCCTGCCGCTGGCCACCGCCGAAATGGCGTTGACCCTGTGGGCGGTGAACAAGGGCAGCTACGAAGACGTTCCGGTGAAGAAAGCCCTGGCTTTCGAAGCGGCGTTCCTCGCCTATGTGCGCGCGAACCACCACGACGTGTTGGCCGCGGTGAACGCTTCCGGCGATCTGTCCGGCGACAACGAGAAAATCCTGGCCAAGGCGATGGAATCGTTCAAGGCTGGCTTCAGCTACAACTGA
- the atpB gene encoding F0F1 ATP synthase subunit A: protein MASNATDYIKHHLTFWNSDPSAGFWSLHLDTFSISLVLAFIFAGVFAVVARKAKLENPGRLQLFVESIVEMVDKQVRDVFHGQSKVIAPLALTIFCWIFLMNFMDLLPVDLLPTLAQWVGYTFFGAEPHHVYFRVVPSADVNATFAMSLSVMFCIIGFSISAKGVGGYTKELFTAPFHAEGTVGKILLAPANFLLQMVELLAKPISLSLRLFGNMYAGEMIFILIALLPWGLQWLLGAPWAIFHILIITLQAFVFMMLTIVYLSLAVEAH from the coding sequence ATGGCAAGCAACGCAACTGACTACATCAAGCACCACCTCACCTTCTGGAATTCGGATCCTTCCGCCGGCTTCTGGAGCCTGCACCTTGATACCTTCTCCATTTCGCTGGTTCTCGCCTTCATCTTCGCCGGCGTGTTCGCTGTCGTGGCGCGCAAGGCCAAGCTGGAGAATCCGGGCCGGCTGCAGCTGTTTGTGGAAAGCATCGTGGAGATGGTGGACAAGCAGGTGCGCGACGTATTCCACGGCCAGAGCAAGGTGATCGCTCCGCTGGCGCTGACCATTTTCTGCTGGATCTTCCTGATGAACTTCATGGACCTGCTGCCGGTGGATCTGCTGCCGACGCTGGCCCAGTGGGTGGGTTACACCTTCTTCGGCGCCGAGCCGCATCATGTTTACTTCCGCGTCGTGCCGTCCGCCGACGTGAACGCCACCTTCGCGATGTCCTTGTCCGTGATGTTCTGCATCATCGGCTTCTCCATCAGCGCCAAGGGCGTGGGCGGTTACACCAAAGAACTGTTCACCGCGCCTTTCCACGCGGAAGGCACCGTGGGCAAGATCCTGCTGGCTCCGGCCAACTTCCTGTTGCAGATGGTGGAACTGCTGGCCAAGCCGATTTCGCTGTCCCTGCGTTTGTTCGGCAATATGTACGCCGGCGAAATGATCTTCATCCTGATCGCGCTGCTGCCCTGGGGCCTGCAATGGCTGCTGGGTGCGCCGTGGGCGATCTTCCATATCCTGATCATCACCCTGCAGGCCTTCGTGTTCATGATGCTGACCATCGTGTACCTGAGCCTGGCGGTGGAAGCGCACTAA
- a CDS encoding ParA family protein has protein sequence MNSRVIAVANQKGGVGKTTTVVNLAAGLADLGRRVLIVDLDPQGNATMGSGIAKQSLKLSGYDVLLGEASIEDARQPAKEGGYDVLPANRDLGGAELELVNELAREARLKNALQAVEEQYDYVLIDCPPSLNLLTLNGLVAAHSVLIPMVCEYYALEGLSDLVATLRKVRVAVNPKIEIMGLLRTMFDARNNLSQQVSEQLARHFGAKVFDTVIPRNVRLAEAPSHGLPGLVYDRASRGAQAYLALAQELADRLEPATTTPSV, from the coding sequence ATGAATTCAAGGGTGATCGCGGTCGCCAACCAGAAGGGCGGGGTCGGCAAGACCACGACTGTGGTGAATCTGGCGGCGGGCCTGGCCGACTTGGGCCGGCGCGTGCTGATTGTCGATCTCGACCCGCAGGGCAATGCCACCATGGGTAGCGGCATCGCCAAGCAATCCCTGAAACTGTCCGGCTACGACGTGCTGCTGGGCGAGGCTTCGATCGAAGACGCGCGCCAGCCGGCGAAGGAGGGCGGTTACGACGTGCTGCCCGCCAACCGCGATCTGGGCGGCGCGGAGCTGGAGCTGGTCAACGAGCTGGCGCGCGAAGCGCGGCTGAAGAACGCGCTGCAGGCGGTGGAGGAGCAGTACGACTACGTGCTGATAGACTGCCCGCCCTCGCTGAACCTGCTGACCCTGAACGGGCTGGTGGCGGCGCACAGCGTGCTGATCCCGATGGTGTGCGAATACTACGCGCTGGAAGGCCTGTCCGATCTGGTGGCGACCTTGCGCAAGGTGCGGGTGGCGGTGAATCCCAAGATCGAGATCATGGGCCTGCTGCGCACCATGTTCGACGCGCGCAATAATTTGTCGCAGCAGGTCTCCGAGCAACTGGCCCGCCATTTCGGCGCCAAGGTGTTCGACACCGTGATACCGCGCAATGTGCGGCTGGCGGAAGCGCCCAGCCACGGCTTGCCCGGCCTGGTCTACGATCGCGCCTCGCGCGGCGCGCAAGCCTATCTTGCGCTGGCGCAAGAGCTGGCGGACAGGCTAGAGCCCGCAACCACAACCCCCTCCGTCTAA
- a CDS encoding F0F1 ATP synthase subunit B, whose translation MEFNVTLLGQAITFAILVWFTMKFVWPPLTNMMDERAKRIADGLAAGERGKQDLEAAEKRVADELRKAKQQATEIVMAAEKRASQIVDEAKDAARVEGARIVADAKSEIDQEVLRAKETLRAQVADLAVAGAEKILRKEIDSAKHADLLASIKAEF comes from the coding sequence GTGGAATTCAACGTAACACTACTGGGCCAGGCGATCACGTTCGCCATCCTGGTATGGTTCACCATGAAGTTTGTTTGGCCTCCGCTTACCAACATGATGGATGAGCGCGCCAAGCGCATCGCAGACGGCCTGGCCGCCGGCGAGCGTGGCAAGCAAGATCTGGAAGCCGCTGAAAAGCGCGTTGCGGACGAACTCCGCAAGGCCAAACAGCAAGCGACCGAAATCGTGATGGCCGCTGAAAAGCGCGCCAGCCAGATCGTGGATGAAGCCAAGGATGCCGCACGCGTTGAAGGCGCGCGCATTGTGGCCGACGCCAAGTCTGAGATCGATCAGGAAGTCCTGCGCGCCAAGGAAACCCTGCGCGCGCAAGTGGCCGACCTGGCGGTTGCGGGCGCAGAGAAGATCCTGCGCAAAGAGATCGACTCGGCCAAGCACGCTGATCTGCTTGCCTCCATCAAAGCGGAGTTTTAA
- the atpE gene encoding F0F1 ATP synthase subunit C, translating into MEALVSQIQSMTVLAAALIIGLGAIGTALGFAILGGKFLESSARQPEMIPVLQTKLFILAGLLDAISMIGVGIAMLYTFNNPFLSAALAALKAGA; encoded by the coding sequence ATGGAAGCACTCGTTTCTCAGATCCAGTCCATGACCGTACTGGCCGCTGCCCTGATCATTGGCCTGGGCGCCATCGGTACTGCTCTGGGTTTTGCCATCCTGGGTGGCAAATTCCTCGAGTCCTCCGCCCGTCAACCGGAAATGATCCCGGTTCTGCAAACCAAACTGTTCATTCTGGCCGGTCTGCTTGACGCCATCTCCATGATCGGTGTTGGTATCGCCATGCTGTACACCTTCAATAACCCGTTCCTGTCCGCCGCCCTGGCCGCTCTGAAAGCCGGCGCTTAA